The genomic interval GCACGTCCAGCCGGCCGACTCCCGACGCGTCCCGCACCATCCAGTCGCCGCCGCCGGGGAGAACGTCTCCGCTCAGGCGCTCTCCCTGGAAGGAACCGCCCGTGACGTAGAAGACCTGCCGGGTGCCGGACGGCGTCTGGCCGATGTTCTGCGGCGCTTCGATTTGCGCCGTCAGGTCGAACAGGTGCCGCGAGTCCAGCGGCCACATGGCCGGCCGGACGGCCCGCGTCACCCGTTGGCGCGGGCCGGGGAGATCGACCGCGCCCAGCGGGGTCGCCGCCAGAAGCGCGCCCCCGGCCGCGAGGAAGGAACGCCGGGATTGATGAGACACGGCTGGACTCCTTTCCGGAGAATGCCGTGGCGGCGGGACTGACCGTCTTGGGCAAGCCCTCCAGCCCTCCGCCGGTTCCGGACGCTTCATGGCGCCGCTCCGCACCGGCCGTCTAGACTGAGATATGGCAAGCGGAATCCCAGACGACGCCGTACTCGCCGCGGTCGCGCAGCGGTATGCGCTGCGCGGGGAGTGGCGACCCCTGGTCGGGTACGACGGGCGCAACTACGTCGTGCGGCGCCGCGACGGGGTGGCGGCGGTGGTAAAGGTCGCGTCGCCCCAAACGCCTACCGGGCAGATCGACCTCGAAGCGGCCCTCTATGAGCACTTGGCCGGCGCGGACATCGGCGTGGCGTTCCCGCGCCTGATCCCCACCCAGGACGGACGCGACAGGGTGTCGCTCGAGGACGGCCGGACGGTGCGCCTGCTGAGTTTCCTCCAGGGCGCCCTGTGGGCCGATCGGTCGACTCCCGCCTCGCCGGCGCAGCTGCTTGGCCTGGGCGAGACTTTGGGCAGGCTCACCGTTGCCCTCGAGCCCTTTTCCCACCCCGGCGCCGAGCGCCACCACGAATGGCGCGTTTCGGACGCCCCGCGGCACGGCGACGCGGTCGGCCTCGTGCCGGCGCCTCGGCGAGCGTTGGTGGAGAGGGCGCTGCTGGACTGCCGCGCGGCCATGCTCCGCTTCGGCAGCGAACTGCGGCGGGCGGTGATCCACGGCGACGCGAACGATCACAATCTGTTCGTTGACGGGGACCGGTTGGTGGGCCTGTGCGACCTGGGCGACGCATCCGTCGACTTCGTGGTCGCCGAGCCCGCGATCGCCATCGCCTACGCGGTCGTGGGAACCGACGATCCGCTGGAGGCGGCCGGCTCGGTGGCCGCGGGCTTCCACCGGCACGCGCCGCTGGCCGGCGCGGAGTTCGCGGCGCTGTGGCCGTTCGTGCGGGCGCGCCTCGCGGTCACGGTGCTGGTTGCCGCGCGCAGACGCCAGGAGCGGCCCGACGAGCCTTACCTCTACGTGAGCGAGGCGGGAGCGTGGTCGGCGCTGGAGGCCACCGCGGACGTGCCGCCTTCGTCGGCGGAGGACCACCTGCGGCGCGCGTGCGGGTTGTCCGCGGTTCACGACCGGGCCGCGGACGTGGAGACCCTCCGCGAGGCCCGCCGAGCCGTGATCGGTCCTTCCTTGAGCGTCTCGTACCGGCGCCCGCTCGCCGTCATCGCCGGGCGAGGCCAGTACCTCTTCGACGCCGACGGGCGAGCCTACCTGGACCTCGTCAACAACGTGTGCCACGTGGGCCACTGTCACCCGCGCGTGGTGGCCGCCGGTCAGGCGCAGATGGCGACGCTGAACACCAACACCCGTTACCTCTACCCGCAGCTCACCGAGTACGCCGAGCGCCTGTGCGGGACGCTGCCCGACCCCCTGTCCGTGGCCTACTTCGTGTGCTCGGGCACGGAGGCGAACGAACTCGCGCTGCGCCTGGCGCGTGCCCACACCGGGCGGCCCGGGCTCCTGGTGCTGGACGGCGCCTACCACGGCCACACCGGGACGCTCATCGGCGCGAGTCCGTACAAGTTCCGCGGGCCCGGGGGCTCCGGCGCGGCCGGACCCGGGGTGGCGACCGTGCCCACGCCCGATCCGTATCGGGGTCCCTTGCGGGGCGACGGGGAGGACGTGGGCATCCGCTACGGCGACGCGGTCGCGGCCGCCATCGGCGACAGCCCGCGACCCGTGGGCGCGTTCCTCGCGGAGAGCCTGCCCGGCTGCGCGGGGCAGATCGTGCCGCCACCCGGCTATCTGCGCACCGCCTTCGCCCACGTTCGCGGGGCGGGCGGCGTGTGCATCATCGACGAGGTTCAGGTAGGCTTCGGCCGGGTCGGCGAGGCGTTCTGGGGGTTCGAGCTCCAGGGGGTCGTTCCGGATATCGTGGTGCTCGGCAAGCCCATGGGAAACGGCCACCCGATGGGCGCCGTCGTCACGACCCGCGAGATCGCCGACTCGTTCGACAACGGCATGGAGTTCTTCAGCACCTTCGGCGGCAACCCCGTCTCCTGCGCGATCGGGACCGCGGTGCTGGACGTGATCCGGGACGAGCGGCTGCAGGAGCGAGCCGTCGAGCTGGGCTCACGGTTCGTGGACGGCCTGCGGGGGCTGTCCGATCGGTTCGCGTGCATCGGC from Gemmatimonadota bacterium carries:
- a CDS encoding DUF3237 domain-containing protein — its product is MSHQSRRSFLAAGGALLAATPLGAVDLPGPRQRVTRAVRPAMWPLDSRHLFDLTAQIEAPQNIGQTPSGTRQVFYVTGGSFQGERLSGDVLPGGGDWMVRDASGVGRLDVRLSVRTHDGHLVYVRYRGVLWIPPDTRSRMQAGEAVGAADYYFRV
- a CDS encoding aminotransferase class III-fold pyridoxal phosphate-dependent enzyme, with amino-acid sequence MASGIPDDAVLAAVAQRYALRGEWRPLVGYDGRNYVVRRRDGVAAVVKVASPQTPTGQIDLEAALYEHLAGADIGVAFPRLIPTQDGRDRVSLEDGRTVRLLSFLQGALWADRSTPASPAQLLGLGETLGRLTVALEPFSHPGAERHHEWRVSDAPRHGDAVGLVPAPRRALVERALLDCRAAMLRFGSELRRAVIHGDANDHNLFVDGDRLVGLCDLGDASVDFVVAEPAIAIAYAVVGTDDPLEAAGSVAAGFHRHAPLAGAEFAALWPFVRARLAVTVLVAARRRQERPDEPYLYVSEAGAWSALEATADVPPSSAEDHLRRACGLSAVHDRAADVETLREARRAVIGPSLSVSYRRPLAVIAGRGQYLFDADGRAYLDLVNNVCHVGHCHPRVVAAGQAQMATLNTNTRYLYPQLTEYAERLCGTLPDPLSVAYFVCSGTEANELALRLARAHTGRPGLLVLDGAYHGHTGTLIGASPYKFRGPGGSGAAGPGVATVPTPDPYRGPLRGDGEDVGIRYGDAVAAAIGDSPRPVGAFLAESLPGCAGQIVPPPGYLRTAFAHVRGAGGVCIIDEVQVGFGRVGEAFWGFELQGVVPDIVVLGKPMGNGHPMGAVVTTREIADSFDNGMEFFSTFGGNPVSCAIGTAVLDVIRDERLQERAVELGSRFVDGLRGLSDRFACIGDVRGAGLFMGLEIIKAGSDVGADAPPAPDATVADAIVQRMRELGVLLSADGPDHNVIKIKPPMVLDADDVDTALRLLETTLDEVAP